The Nocardia arthritidis genome has a window encoding:
- a CDS encoding energy-coupling factor transporter transmembrane component T family protein: MSTVLLREVPVASPVHSLWAGTKMIAVFLISLVLMFWPSWPVLGLMVIFLAAVCLTARLPLGTLPRLPLWFWGLLIFSGLTTVPAGVDAVIRYVQVVLFGLMMVAASFIVAWTTPMGEIAPALATLGAPLRKLRVPVDEWAVVIALTLRGLPLLLEEMRVLRAARKLRPKDSFLYRAADNPMIDLLTAAMAVSTRRAGELGEAITARGGTGQLTAHPTTPGRADAIALGLVIAVCLAAVTSTLLL; the protein is encoded by the coding sequence ATGAGTACCGTGCTGCTGCGCGAGGTTCCGGTCGCCAGCCCGGTGCACAGCCTGTGGGCGGGCACCAAGATGATCGCGGTCTTCCTGATCAGCCTGGTGCTGATGTTCTGGCCGTCCTGGCCGGTGCTCGGGCTGATGGTGATTTTCCTTGCGGCCGTTTGTCTTACGGCCCGGCTGCCGCTCGGCACGCTGCCGCGGCTGCCGCTGTGGTTCTGGGGTCTGCTGATCTTCAGCGGTCTGACCACCGTTCCCGCGGGTGTGGACGCGGTGATCCGCTATGTGCAGGTCGTACTCTTCGGATTGATGATGGTGGCCGCGTCGTTCATCGTCGCCTGGACCACCCCTATGGGCGAAATCGCCCCCGCTCTGGCCACTCTCGGCGCACCGCTGCGCAAACTCCGTGTGCCGGTGGATGAATGGGCCGTCGTCATCGCGCTCACCCTGCGCGGGCTGCCGCTGCTGCTGGAGGAGATGCGGGTGCTGCGGGCCGCGCGCAAGCTCCGGCCCAAGGACAGTTTCCTCTACCGCGCCGCGGACAATCCGATGATCGACCTGCTCACCGCCGCCATGGCCGTATCGACGAGGCGCGCGGGCGAACTCGGCGAGGCCATCACCGCGCGCGGCGGCACCGGCCAGCTCACCGCGCATCCGACGACGCCAGGCCGGGCCGATGCGATCGCGCTGGGGTTGGTGATCGCGGTCTGCCTCGCGGCGGTGACATCGACGCTGCTGCTCTGA